A window of Thermococcus aggregans contains these coding sequences:
- the hflX gene encoding GTPase HflX codes for MKAIGIIRHSPNKRVNREEFEELLRSAGYEILAIVEQVREEHPKYNIGPGKLQEVKELIKELNPDRVIFANPLTPSQSFNITKELRIDVIDKWQLVLEIFEKRAHSKEAKLQVELANLQYELPLVKEAIRRIKLGDRAGFKGMGEYQTQQYLKHIRYRMGKIRKELEKVKADREVKRKRREEVGFILVALAGYTNAGKSTLLNALADENIEAKTQMFTTLDTTTRRFTINGKRALVTDTVGFIDDLPPFIVEAFHSTLEEIVRADIVLLVLDSSEPWKEIKRKFLASIEVLKELKALDKPILVVLNKKDLTSEEDISDKKRAIEELVNRKGITISGIVSVSAKERDLEELYSALENLMFTLPKYKLFEILVREKEKVPKVMALINSIGEVIDVKYGETTRISAYIQVGMIKSLTKMGIELRHPS; via the coding sequence ATGAAGGCTATTGGAATAATAAGGCACTCCCCGAATAAAAGGGTCAATAGAGAGGAGTTTGAAGAGCTTTTGAGGAGTGCCGGCTACGAGATTCTCGCAATAGTTGAACAGGTTAGAGAGGAGCATCCAAAATACAACATCGGTCCTGGAAAGCTCCAAGAGGTAAAGGAGCTGATAAAAGAGCTCAATCCGGATAGGGTAATATTTGCAAATCCTCTGACACCTTCCCAGTCATTCAACATAACTAAAGAGCTTAGAATTGATGTAATTGACAAATGGCAGCTCGTTCTTGAGATATTCGAGAAGAGAGCACACTCAAAGGAGGCCAAGCTCCAGGTCGAGCTTGCAAACCTCCAATACGAGCTGCCCCTCGTAAAGGAAGCAATTAGGAGAATCAAGCTCGGAGATAGGGCAGGTTTTAAAGGTATGGGTGAATACCAGACGCAGCAGTATCTGAAGCACATTCGTTATAGAATGGGCAAAATAAGGAAAGAGCTGGAAAAGGTTAAGGCAGACAGAGAGGTAAAAAGGAAGAGAAGGGAAGAAGTGGGTTTTATTCTTGTTGCCTTGGCTGGCTACACCAACGCCGGAAAGTCCACCCTCTTAAATGCCCTCGCAGATGAAAACATAGAAGCAAAGACGCAGATGTTCACCACCCTCGACACGACCACAAGGAGGTTTACAATAAACGGAAAAAGAGCGCTAGTGACGGATACCGTTGGATTTATAGATGACCTCCCTCCGTTTATAGTTGAAGCGTTCCACTCTACATTAGAAGAGATAGTGAGAGCTGACATTGTCCTTCTCGTTTTGGATTCGAGCGAACCCTGGAAAGAGATAAAGAGGAAGTTCCTAGCATCTATAGAGGTCTTAAAGGAGCTTAAAGCCCTCGACAAGCCCATTTTGGTTGTCCTAAACAAGAAAGACCTCACGAGCGAGGAAGACATCTCAGACAAAAAGAGAGCAATTGAGGAGCTAGTCAACAGGAAGGGAATAACCATAAGCGGGATAGTTTCCGTGTCTGCAAAAGAAAGAGATTTGGAGGAGCTCTACAGCGCTCTTGAGAACTTGATGTTCACGCTTCCAAAATACAAGCTCTTTGAAATCCTTGTTAGGGAAAAAGAGAAAGTGCCCAAAGTGATGGCACTAATAAACTCCATTGGCGAGGTAATTGACGTAAAATACGGCGAGACAACGAGGATCTCAGCTTACATTCAGGTTGGAATGATAAAAAGCCTGACAAAAATGGGGATAGAGCTGAGGCATCCGAGCTGA
- a CDS encoding RNA-binding domain-containing protein, with protein MFEEVEVEAYVYPTEDIEKVKRAMLNLVSPLEFEAFDKGEYIILVGRTRDKRALQRLYELFRGQQILDTARAMLEEGYFGEEIIIKVHKQVAYVGKVNFNEESPLGPITITIRTKDPQRLMKWLAPRTKDGVPIE; from the coding sequence ATGTTTGAGGAAGTTGAAGTTGAAGCTTACGTTTACCCCACTGAGGACATAGAGAAGGTTAAGAGGGCTATGCTTAACTTAGTCTCACCTCTCGAGTTCGAGGCATTTGACAAAGGAGAGTACATCATTTTAGTCGGAAGGACAAGGGACAAGAGAGCACTTCAAAGACTATATGAGCTCTTTAGAGGGCAGCAGATTCTCGATACAGCGAGGGCAATGCTGGAGGAAGGGTACTTCGGAGAAGAGATAATAATCAAGGTGCACAAGCAGGTCGCATACGTTGGCAAGGTCAACTTTAACGAAGAGTCCCCTCTCGGCCCAATAACGATAACAATAAGGACAAAAGACCCGCAAAGGCTTATGAAGTGGCTAGCTCCGAGAACAAAAGATGGAGTGCCAATAGAGTAA
- the pepQ gene encoding Xaa-Pro dipeptidase PepQ, with amino-acid sequence MGRIESIKKYLEENEVDAALITSAPNLFYFTNTAPLVGGYLVVTPEEETLLVPELEYEQAKEEASVSVEKFKKMDELYEYLKRFKSLAVEGTMSLSFNNTLKEKAGIKEFKLLDDVIKELRMVKSEEEIKIIEDACRLADIGVMTAIEEISEGKREREVATKVEYVMKMEGAEKPAFDTIIASGYRSALPHGVASDKRIEKGDLVVMDLGALYRHYNSDITRTIVVGSPNEKQKEIYEIVLEAQKKAVEAARPGMTAKELDSVARKIIEEYGYGDKFIHSLGHGVGLQVHEWPRVSQYDETVLKEGMVVTIEPGIYIPKFGGVRIEDTIVITKNGAKRLTKTDRELI; translated from the coding sequence ATGGGAAGAATTGAAAGCATAAAGAAATATCTGGAGGAGAACGAGGTCGATGCCGCTTTAATAACAAGCGCCCCAAATCTCTTCTATTTCACAAACACCGCACCGCTCGTGGGTGGATACCTCGTGGTAACCCCAGAAGAAGAAACCCTACTTGTCCCAGAGCTTGAGTATGAGCAGGCAAAAGAAGAAGCCAGCGTTAGCGTTGAGAAGTTCAAAAAGATGGACGAGCTATACGAGTACCTTAAGCGCTTTAAATCACTCGCAGTTGAAGGCACAATGAGCTTATCCTTCAACAACACCCTAAAGGAGAAAGCAGGCATCAAGGAGTTTAAGCTCTTAGATGATGTAATAAAGGAGCTCAGAATGGTAAAAAGCGAAGAGGAAATAAAGATAATCGAAGATGCATGCAGATTAGCAGATATAGGCGTAATGACGGCCATAGAAGAGATAAGCGAAGGAAAGCGGGAGAGAGAAGTTGCAACCAAGGTTGAATACGTAATGAAAATGGAAGGCGCTGAAAAGCCAGCCTTTGACACTATAATCGCAAGCGGCTATCGCTCTGCCCTGCCGCACGGAGTTGCGAGCGACAAGAGAATAGAAAAAGGCGACCTCGTGGTCATGGATTTAGGAGCCCTTTACAGGCACTACAACTCTGACATAACGAGGACAATAGTAGTGGGAAGCCCAAACGAGAAGCAGAAGGAAATTTACGAAATAGTCCTTGAGGCACAGAAAAAGGCCGTTGAAGCTGCAAGGCCTGGAATGACTGCAAAAGAGCTCGATAGCGTTGCAAGAAAGATAATAGAGGAGTACGGCTATGGCGACAAGTTCATCCACTCACTCGGACACGGAGTAGGGCTTCAGGTTCACGAGTGGCCAAGGGTCTCTCAGTACGATGAGACGGTGTTAAAAGAGGGTATGGTAGTAACCATAGAGCCGGGCATCTACATTCCAAAGTTCGGCGGCGTCAGAATTGAAGATACCATAGTTATCACAAAGAATGGTGCGAAAAGGTTAACAAAGACCGATAGAGAGCTTATTTGA